TCGTGCTCTACCTCTTCGCGCTCATGGAGGCGGCCATCACCTACCGCTGGTCCTTCGTGCGCGTGGTGGGCGGCGTCTTCGCGTCGCTGCTCCCCTTCGGCACCTTCGTCTTCGAAGCGCGCCTGCGCCGTGAAGCGGCCGAGCCGGCCGCCGAGCCCGCGCCCTGAGCCACGTCGCGCACCGGACGTGACAGGTGGGGCGCTCCGCTCCGAGGCCGCCCGGAGTTCGCGCGGGCGGCCAAGCTGTGCCAGCATCCCGCGCGTTCTCCGACGGGAGGTCAGCATGGAGCGCGGCAAGTGGGACACGCCAGAGGATGTGGAGCGCGAGCTGAGCTCGCGGCTCGCGCTCGTGGAAGCGTCCGAGGGCATTCGTGGCATGCACTTCGCGGCCGTCCTCGACACCGTGCGCTTCCTCGGCGGTGAGCAGGCGGTGGCTCCCATCCAGCAGGGCGGTGACTACCCCGCCGACCTGGACACCACCGAGCTCTACCCCGTCCCGCCGTTCATGCGCGTGTTCTTCTCCGCGGCCCGGCTGCTGGCACCGCAGCTCGGCGGTGTCGAGGAGGCCATGCGGCAGCTCGGCGTCCAGGGCACGCTGGCCTTCATCAACTCCATGTTCGGTGCCGAGGTCCGGCAGCAGGTGGGCGGCGAGCCCAAGCGCCTCGTGGAGATGCTCCCCGAGGCCTACCGCATGGCCATCAACTTCGGAGAGCTGCAGGTGGCGTGGACGGGCCCGCGCTCGGGCCGCATCCACATGCGCCGCATCTTCACCCCCGTGGCCTACAACGAGGGCATGCTCGAAGGCGCGCTGCTGGCCGTGGGCGCCCAGGACATCCAGGTGCGCGGCGGACAGACGTCCCTGCTGGACAGCGAGTACACGCTGTCCTGGGACTCGTGACCTGCTGCGTGTCGCGGATGCGGCGGGCCGCGGTGCGGGCCGCGGTTTCTCGCCTCGCGAGAATGGGCCGCTGCCAGTGCTGGCCCGTACACATCTGCTGGACGAATCGTGGTGAGCCCTCTGTCACGCGGCTGATCCACGCATGACATCGACGCGACTGTTCACAACCATGACGAAATAAATGATGTTCCGCCGCGCCCATTGGCTAGAAGTGGGCGCCGAGCGCCCGGACATGTGCGCCGGGCCTACGCAACGGAGGGACGTCTCATGAAGGCAAACAACTGGAAGAACCTGGCCGCAGTGGCGGGCGTCATGGTGTCGGTGAGCGCCGGCGCTCAGGAGTCGTCGGGGAGCTTCGGTTCGGAGGGGCAGTTCGTCATCAGCACGGATGCCTCCGCGAGCCTGGGTTACTCCACGCAGGGCAGCGGCGTCGGCTACATCTTCCTGGAGCCCGGCGCGGACTACTTCCTCAAGAAGAACCTGTCCGTCGGTAGCGGCCTCCAGGTCCGCGCGCTCTTCGGCAGCGGTGACACGATTGCCGCCTTCGGCCTGAACGCGCGCGTCGGTTACAACATCCCGCTCTCCGACCGCATCTCCGTGTGGCCCAAGGGCCAGGTGTCGCTGTACATCGGCGACGACATCCTGCCCTTCGCCAACTCGGCGCTCCCCGCCGACGTGACGGTCATCCTGGAAGGCTACGCGCCCTTCCTCTTCCACGTGACGCCGCACTTCTTCGTGGGCGGTGGCCCGCGCCTGGCTTTCGGCCTGGGCAATGACGTGGAGGTGAACTTCAGCGTCGCCTCCACCATCGGCGGCTACTTCTAGTCTCCGCTCCGCCGCGTCCCTCGAGGACGTGGACGTGCGTGGGGTGCATCACGGGCCTCGGACGAGGTGGGACGCTGCGCCCACCGCGTGCCGGGGCCCGCTTCATTTCCAGCCAAGGGCCCGGGCCGTCGCCGCCGTCAGTGGCTCCGCTGCTGAACGGGGCCGCCCTCTCGCGACAGGTTCAGCGCGGTGCCCACCAGCGCGAGGTGGCTGAAGGCCTGCGGGAAGTTGCCCACCATCTTGTGGGCCACCGGGTCGTATTCCTCGGACAGCAGGCCCACGTCGTTGCACAGGCCCAGCAGGCGCTCGAACAGCGCGCGCGCCTCGTCCTTGCGGCCCATCAGCGCCAGCGCGTCCGCCAGCCAGAAGCTGCACGCCAGGAAGACGCCTTCGCCCGGAGGGAGGCCGTCCCGCGTCTCGTGCGTGTGGTAGCGGCGCACCAGCCCGTCGTGGCACAGCTCGCGGCGGACGGCCTCCACGGTGCCGCGCACGCGGACGTCGTCGGGCGGGAGGAAGCCCACCATGGGAATCAACAGCAGGCTGGCGTCCAGGGCCTGGCTGCCAAAGGCCTGGGTGAAGGTGTTGCGGCGCGCGTCGTAGCCCCGCGCGCAGATGTCCGCGTGCATCTGCGCCCGCAGCGCCTTCCAGTGCTCCACCTGCGCGCCGCGCATGCCGCGCAGGTCCGCCGTCTTCACCATCCGGTCCATGGCCACCCAGGCCATGACCTTGGAGTGGGTGAACTGCTGTCGCCCGCCGCGCACCTCCCAGATGCCCTCGTCGGGCTGGTCCCAGTGGCGCTCCACGAAGCGCAGCAGGTGCACGCTCACGTCCCAGGCCTCGGCGTCCGAGCAGACGCCGTGACGGAGCGCGTGGTAGAGGCAGTCGGCAATCTCGCCGAAGACGTCCAACTGGAACTGGCCCACGGCGGCGTTGCCGATGCGCACCGGGCGCGAGCTCGCGAAGCCCGGCAGCCACGGCAGCTCCAGCTCGGTGACGCGGCGCTCTCCGGCCACGCCGTAGAGGATTTGGAGCTCGTCGGGCTCTCCAGCCACCGCGCGCAGCAGCCAGTCCCGCCAGGCCTGGGCTTCCTGGGTGTAGCCGGCGTCCAGCAGGGTCAGCAGCGTCAGCGTGGCATCCCGCAGCCAGCAGTAACGGTAGTCCCAGTTGCGCACGCCGCCCATCCGCTCCGGCAGGGACGTGGTGGGCGCGGCGACCACGCCGCCGGTGGGGGAGTAGGTGAGCGCCTTGAGGGTGATGAGCGAGCGCAGCACCTGCGCGCGCCAGGGGCTCTCATGGATGCAGCGGCGCGCCCAGGCGCGCCACCACCGCTCCGTGTCCGCGCGCGTGAGGAAGGGGTCCGGCGGCTGCCGGGGCGGAGGCAGGTGCGAAGGGTGCCAGGACAGGACGAAGGCCAGGCGCTGCCCTTCCGGCACGGCGAAGTCCGCGAGCACATGGCTGTGCTCCAGACGCAGCGGCAGCTCCGTGGACAGGTAGAGCGCATCCGGGCCGGCCTTGGTGCTGACGCCTCCCGGAATCAGGCGGGCCCAGGGCGTGCGGTCGCCGTAGCCGAAGCAGGGGGCGAACTCCAGGTGGAGCGGCACCTGTCCGGTGCGGGCCTCCACGATGCGAATCAACTGCGGCGTGTCCGCGCGCAGCGGCATGAAGTCGCACAGGCGCACGGTGCCAGCGTCGGTGTGGAACTCCGTCTCCAGGACCAGCGTGTCGCGCACGTAGCGGCGGTGGACGCGCCGCACGGGCACGGTGGGGGTGATGCGCCAGAAGCCATGCCGCGGCTCACCCAGCAGCGCCGCGAAGCACGCGTCTGAGTCGAAGCGCGGCCAGCACAGCCAGTCGATGGCGCCGTCATTCGCCACCAGCGCGGCGCTGTGCGTGTCTCCAATGAGGGCATGGGCTTCGATGGGCAGCGCCATGCGGGAAAGCTAGGGACGCCTCCCGCGGCGTGTCCCTCCAGGAGCACCCGGAGCGGCGGGCCGTCCACGGGCCCCGCGGATGGCGGAGGAGGGGGCAGCCGCCCGCTCGCGACGCATCCACGCCATGCGACAAGACATGGGGCATGAACAGGGAATGCCGCGGCGCGCGAACCGCCCTCGGTATGGGGTTGCCCGGACATGACTGTCCATGCGGGCCGGCCATTCTCGGTTGGCGTTGGTCCTCCGCGCGGGGTTCCCCAGGGTGTGCGCGGTCTGGTGTTTCATCCGCATGTTTCACCCGCATGCGGGCCTCGCGGCGGCCCCGCACCTCCGGCGGGGAGGCGCGTACTGCTTCCTACCCACGTGCCAGGTTGCGCAGAAGGAAGGCCAGGTTGGCGGGGCGCTCGGCCAGTCGGCGCATGAAGTACGGGTACCAGTGCCGTCCGTACGGCACGTAGATGCGTACCGGGTGACCCTCCCTCACGAGTCGCTCCTGCAAGTCCCTGCGGATGCCGTACAGCATCTGGAACTCGAAGGCGCCGCGCGGCAGTCCGCGCTTCGCCGCGTGGTCCAGTGCCGCTTCAATCATCCGTTCATCGTGCGTGGCGATGCCATGATACATGCCGCTGTCCAGCAGCACCCGCATGGTGCGAACGAAGCTGGCATCCACGTCCCGCTTGTCTGGGAAGGCCACGTCGGGCTTCTCCAGATAGGCACCCTTGCAGAGACGGATGCGGATGCGCTGTGCGCACAGTTCCTTCGCGTCCTGCTCCGTGCGCCGCAAGGCGCTTTGCAACACGGCGCCGACATGGGGCTCGCCGAACTCCGCGCGCAGCTGTCGCACGATGTCCAGCGTCACCTGCGTCACCGAGCTGTCCTCCATGTCGATGCGCACGAAGGAGTCGTGGGCCGCGGCCTCGGCCACCACCGTGCGCGCGTTCTCCAGGGCCAGGGCTTCATCGAACAGCAGCCCGCACTGGGTGAGCTTCAGCGACACGTTGGCCCGCACGCCCACCACGTCGATGCGGGCCAGCAGCCGCTGGTACTGGCGCACCTCCTCCCGCGTCTCCTCGGGCGTCTGGACGGCCTCGTTGAGGTGGTCGAACGACGCCATGAGCCCGCGCGCGGACAGCGCCTTCACGGCGTCCACGGCCTCCTCCAGCGTCTCTCCGGCGATGAAGCGCGAGGCCAGCCGCCGGAAGGGGCGCAGGCGCATGGCGGCGCTCTCCAGTCCAGGGCGTCGGGCCAGGAACAGCAGGGCGGAGCGGGGCAGGTGGGTGGCGTCGGTGGTCATGGTGTGGGTGGCGGCTCAGTGCAGGTGCTGCCGGAGGAAGTCCCCGGCCAGCGTGTTGAAGGCATCGGGGTGGCTCATGTAGGGCAGGTGGCTGGCGCCCCGGATGAGCGCCAGCCGGGCTCCGGGGATGTGCCGGGCCACGTCGCGGGCGGCGCGCGGCGGCACCAGCACGTCCTGGCCGCCCTGGATGACGAGCGTGGGCACCTGGAGCTCATGGAGCCGGGGCATCAGGTCCGTGGCCAGGATGTCCCGCAGCCGGCGCAGCAGCTCCACCGGGGACAAGCGCCGGGCCTCGCGCACGATTTCGGCCCGGCCCTCCGGCGGCAACCGCTGGCCTCCCAGCACCCGGGCCACGGTGGGCGCCAGCAGGTACGCCAGGGGCCGGGGGGCGCGCACCAGGGTGGACAGCGTCAGGGCCAGCCGGCGGATGCGGTGCACGCTGGCCACCGGTGACACCAGCACCAGCGCCTTCACCCGCTCCGGGTGGGCCAGGGCATAGGCCATGGCCAGCAGGCTGCCGTAGGACGACCCCAGCAGGGCGAAGCGCCCCGGCAGCAGGGCCTCCGCGTGGTCCAGCACCGCCAGGTTCCACAAGAGCGGGGTGTGGGTGGCGGGGGTGCGCAGGGGCGGCGTCCAGAGCAGCAGCCTCAGCGCGCCCGTCAGTGGCTCCATGGGCGCGAAGGAACGGCCACTGGCCCCCAGCCCCGGAAGACACACCACGGTGCGTGACGCGTCCGTGTTGCCCTCTGGAAAGGTGAACAGGCGTACCGGTGTGCCTCGCACGGGACGGCGTTCACAAGACAGGTGGGCATAGCCCTGCTGGATGTCGTCCACCTTCGGGACGAGCGGCGGGCCGTGGGGATGTCCCCCCGGGCGGGATGACAGGGCTTCACGCATGGGAATGCCTCGTCAGGAGCCCCCGCACGCTGGCGGCCACGGTGTCCCGGAAGGCCCGGAGGCGGGATTCACTGGCATCCGGAGGCGGCGGGGCGTGAGGCGTCCCCAGGTGGAAGGTGAGCCGCACGGGCCAGGGCAGGGGCCCCATGCCCATCACCAACGGCATCCGGTATTTGTCATCGTTCGTCAGGCGCACGCGCAGGCGTTCCTCGCCCGGGGGCCACCGGAAGGTGTCATCCACCCCCTGGCCGGCGAAGGGCACCACCGGCACGCCGGCGCGGGCCGCCAGCCGCGCGAAGCCCAGCGACTGCTCCCAGCGCAGCCGGTAGCGCCCGTGGCTGTGCTTGAAGGTCTCCCACGCGCCCCCCGGATAGCAGACGACCAGTGAGCCCGCCCGAAGCGCCGTCATGGCGTTCTCCCGCGTCCCCTCCACGCCGCCCAGCCATGGCAACACCGTGCGGATCAACGGGATGCGGAAGAATCCCCGTTCCGTCAGGCCCAATGGATAGCGGCCGGTGCCCTGGTGGATCAGATGAAAGAAGGCAGGTGTCTCGTAACCCCAGACGCCGTGGTTCCCCACCAGCAGCACCGGGCCTTTCAATGGCAGGTGCTCGCAGCCCAGCAGCCGCGCCCGGTGGTACAGGGCCGA
This genomic window from Myxococcus virescens contains:
- a CDS encoding lysophospholipid acyltransferase family protein, translating into MDAPLASLRRAVFRLAEQGAALSALYHRARLLGCEHLPLKGPVLLVGNHGVWGYETPAFFHLIHQGTGRYPLGLTERGFFRIPLIRTVLPWLGGVEGTRENAMTALRAGSLVVCYPGGAWETFKHSHGRYRLRWEQSLGFARLAARAGVPVVPFAGQGVDDTFRWPPGEERLRVRLTNDDKYRMPLVMGMGPLPWPVRLTFHLGTPHAPPPPDASESRLRAFRDTVAASVRGLLTRHSHA
- a CDS encoding DUF3817 domain-containing protein, with protein sequence MLKTPLGRFRAVALAEGLSVIALFFIAMPLKYAAGMPQAVKFTGWVHGLLFVLYLFALMEAAITYRWSFVRVVGGVFASLLPFGTFVFEARLRREAAEPAAEPAP
- a CDS encoding glycoside hydrolase family 15 protein, whose amino-acid sequence is MALPIEAHALIGDTHSAALVANDGAIDWLCWPRFDSDACFAALLGEPRHGFWRITPTVPVRRVHRRYVRDTLVLETEFHTDAGTVRLCDFMPLRADTPQLIRIVEARTGQVPLHLEFAPCFGYGDRTPWARLIPGGVSTKAGPDALYLSTELPLRLEHSHVLADFAVPEGQRLAFVLSWHPSHLPPPRQPPDPFLTRADTERWWRAWARRCIHESPWRAQVLRSLITLKALTYSPTGGVVAAPTTSLPERMGGVRNWDYRYCWLRDATLTLLTLLDAGYTQEAQAWRDWLLRAVAGEPDELQILYGVAGERRVTELELPWLPGFASSRPVRIGNAAVGQFQLDVFGEIADCLYHALRHGVCSDAEAWDVSVHLLRFVERHWDQPDEGIWEVRGGRQQFTHSKVMAWVAMDRMVKTADLRGMRGAQVEHWKALRAQMHADICARGYDARRNTFTQAFGSQALDASLLLIPMVGFLPPDDVRVRGTVEAVRRELCHDGLVRRYHTHETRDGLPPGEGVFLACSFWLADALALMGRKDEARALFERLLGLCNDVGLLSEEYDPVAHKMVGNFPQAFSHLALVGTALNLSREGGPVQQRSH
- a CDS encoding alpha/beta fold hydrolase — encoded protein: MREALSSRPGGHPHGPPLVPKVDDIQQGYAHLSCERRPVRGTPVRLFTFPEGNTDASRTVVCLPGLGASGRSFAPMEPLTGALRLLLWTPPLRTPATHTPLLWNLAVLDHAEALLPGRFALLGSSYGSLLAMAYALAHPERVKALVLVSPVASVHRIRRLALTLSTLVRAPRPLAYLLAPTVARVLGGQRLPPEGRAEIVREARRLSPVELLRRLRDILATDLMPRLHELQVPTLVIQGGQDVLVPPRAARDVARHIPGARLALIRGASHLPYMSHPDAFNTLAGDFLRQHLH
- a CDS encoding DUF2378 family protein, which codes for MERGKWDTPEDVERELSSRLALVEASEGIRGMHFAAVLDTVRFLGGEQAVAPIQQGGDYPADLDTTELYPVPPFMRVFFSAARLLAPQLGGVEEAMRQLGVQGTLAFINSMFGAEVRQQVGGEPKRLVEMLPEAYRMAINFGELQVAWTGPRSGRIHMRRIFTPVAYNEGMLEGALLAVGAQDIQVRGGQTSLLDSEYTLSWDS
- a CDS encoding proline dehydrogenase family protein, whose protein sequence is MTTDATHLPRSALLFLARRPGLESAAMRLRPFRRLASRFIAGETLEEAVDAVKALSARGLMASFDHLNEAVQTPEETREEVRQYQRLLARIDVVGVRANVSLKLTQCGLLFDEALALENARTVVAEAAAHDSFVRIDMEDSSVTQVTLDIVRQLRAEFGEPHVGAVLQSALRRTEQDAKELCAQRIRIRLCKGAYLEKPDVAFPDKRDVDASFVRTMRVLLDSGMYHGIATHDERMIEAALDHAAKRGLPRGAFEFQMLYGIRRDLQERLVREGHPVRIYVPYGRHWYPYFMRRLAERPANLAFLLRNLARG